Proteins co-encoded in one uncultured Draconibacterium sp. genomic window:
- the lipA gene encoding lipoyl synthase → MAHELNGRERLPKWMKMKMPKGESYSKVKNLVNKHGLHTICTSGNCPNIGECWNRGTATFMILGNICTRKCKFCAVPNGMPLAPDLEEPKKLAESVRIMGVKHCVITSVDRDDLEDQGAGIWAETIREVKRVNPETKIEVLIPDFRGKMELVQQVIDAGPDVISHNLETTEERTPFIRFAAKYRRSLDVIKYVADNFGRAKSGIMLGLGEKHEDVLKTMDDLLEAGCKVMTIGQYLAPTTKHMPVVEYIEPEKFKEYRNIGIRKGFKFVESSPLVRSSYRAEEHVKA, encoded by the coding sequence ATGGCACATGAGTTGAATGGCAGAGAACGCCTGCCAAAGTGGATGAAGATGAAAATGCCGAAGGGAGAAAGCTATTCGAAGGTAAAGAACCTGGTGAATAAACATGGCTTACACACCATTTGCACCAGCGGAAACTGCCCGAATATTGGTGAATGCTGGAACCGGGGAACAGCCACATTTATGATTTTAGGAAACATCTGTACCCGAAAGTGTAAATTCTGTGCCGTGCCTAATGGAATGCCGCTTGCTCCTGATTTGGAAGAACCCAAAAAGCTGGCCGAATCGGTGCGCATTATGGGAGTAAAACACTGTGTTATTACTTCGGTTGACCGCGATGATTTGGAAGATCAGGGTGCCGGAATCTGGGCAGAAACCATTCGCGAAGTAAAACGCGTGAACCCGGAAACAAAAATTGAGGTATTAATTCCTGATTTCCGTGGAAAAATGGAATTAGTGCAACAGGTGATTGATGCCGGTCCGGATGTGATTTCGCACAACCTGGAAACGACCGAAGAACGTACTCCGTTTATTCGTTTTGCTGCCAAATACCGCCGTAGTCTGGATGTAATTAAATATGTTGCCGACAATTTCGGACGGGCAAAATCGGGAATTATGCTTGGCTTGGGCGAAAAGCACGAAGATGTGCTAAAAACTATGGACGATTTACTGGAAGCCGGTTGTAAAGTTATGACCATTGGTCAGTACCTGGCGCCAACAACAAAACACATGCCTGTAGTTGAATACATTGAGCCGGAAAAATTTAAAGAATACCGCAACATTGGCATCCGCAAAGGCTTTAAATTTGTTGAAAGCTCGCCATTGGTGCGTAGTTCGTACCGGGCCGAAGAACATGTAAAAGCATAA
- a CDS encoding tetratricopeptide repeat protein, whose product MRYIFILLILITGLNSGFAQQKRSEVQSKSSLAIRYYNAKDYEKAAPLLKEVHQLTRNSTYFRYYINSLISLEQYGEAESELQQEIKKQKTPRPEYYVHLGQVYKSQNRIEEADAMFQEAIDKTPANRGAYLTTANSFLGWGEYGLARDTYLKGRAALPDQSFNYELARSYLYLRDYTNMMEEYLNLLREDEKHLARVQSSLSSAMRLDIDDGLRDQFRGQVLKRIQAEPNVIGYNRLLIWFLLQEKKFSGALRQSIALDKRTGAEDGQIAQLGDLALRNKEYAQAQKAYQYLMDKGEETPYFSQAFARNIHAKYMEYTNEGDGNLEQGQTLATDFENGLLYLNIGPATLHLVREYAHLLAFYLNDTEKAIAVLEKGEKVPQLKPDELGLLKTEMADIYVYADDPWEAMLIYSQVIEANKKNSLGDEVKLKKAKLGYYMGNFSWAKAQLDVLKASTSKLTANDAMELSMLIGNNLNLDTTAVPLQMFAAADLLFFQNRADEAMLVLDSITELYPYHSLVDNILFRKAKIEMDNQNYAMAAEYLQTIVTDFSYDLLGDDALYLLAELNNYHLGQPEKAKELYKQMLTSYPGSVFTEESRGKYRELRKVYPDKKPENKEGVFMEGIKPGEF is encoded by the coding sequence ATGAGATATATATTCATACTATTGATATTAATTACGGGATTGAATTCTGGATTCGCCCAACAGAAGAGGTCTGAGGTTCAATCCAAATCGAGTCTGGCTATTCGTTACTACAATGCAAAAGACTATGAAAAAGCAGCGCCTTTACTAAAAGAGGTGCATCAGCTAACCCGTAACAGCACGTATTTCCGATATTACATAAACAGTTTGATTAGTCTGGAACAATATGGTGAGGCAGAGTCGGAGCTTCAGCAGGAAATTAAAAAACAAAAAACGCCACGGCCGGAATACTACGTGCATCTGGGACAAGTTTACAAAAGCCAGAACAGGATTGAAGAAGCCGACGCTATGTTTCAGGAAGCGATTGACAAGACACCGGCTAACCGTGGAGCTTATTTAACTACCGCCAATTCGTTTTTAGGTTGGGGCGAGTACGGTTTGGCGCGCGATACTTATTTAAAAGGAAGAGCTGCTTTGCCCGATCAGTCGTTTAATTATGAGTTGGCACGGTCGTATCTGTATTTGCGCGATTACACCAATATGATGGAAGAGTATTTGAACCTGTTGCGCGAAGATGAAAAACATCTGGCGCGGGTGCAAAGCAGTTTGTCGTCGGCTATGCGGCTGGATATCGACGATGGTTTGCGCGATCAGTTTCGGGGGCAGGTGCTAAAACGTATTCAGGCCGAACCTAATGTAATTGGTTATAATCGTTTGCTGATTTGGTTTCTTTTGCAGGAAAAGAAATTTTCGGGAGCATTGCGCCAGTCCATTGCTTTGGATAAAAGAACCGGAGCAGAAGATGGTCAAATTGCGCAATTGGGCGATCTGGCATTACGGAACAAGGAGTATGCACAGGCACAAAAAGCTTATCAGTATTTAATGGATAAAGGGGAAGAAACACCATATTTTTCGCAGGCTTTTGCCCGGAATATTCATGCCAAATACATGGAATATACCAATGAGGGAGATGGCAATCTGGAACAGGGGCAAACTTTGGCCACCGATTTTGAAAACGGATTGTTGTACCTGAACATTGGCCCGGCTACTTTGCATCTGGTGCGCGAGTATGCACATTTGCTGGCTTTTTATCTGAACGATACCGAAAAAGCAATTGCAGTGCTGGAGAAAGGAGAAAAAGTTCCGCAACTGAAACCCGATGAATTGGGGTTGCTAAAAACTGAAATGGCTGATATTTATGTTTATGCCGACGATCCGTGGGAAGCCATGTTGATATATTCGCAGGTAATTGAAGCCAATAAAAAGAACTCGCTGGGCGACGAGGTAAAACTAAAAAAAGCAAAGTTGGGCTATTACATGGGCAACTTTAGCTGGGCAAAAGCACAGTTAGATGTGTTAAAAGCCAGCACCTCGAAACTAACGGCCAACGATGCCATGGAGCTGTCGATGCTGATAGGCAATAATCTCAACCTTGATACCACCGCGGTTCCGTTGCAAATGTTTGCTGCTGCTGATTTGTTGTTTTTCCAAAACCGTGCGGATGAAGCAATGCTGGTTTTGGATTCTATTACCGAATTGTATCCGTATCATTCGCTGGTGGATAATATTCTTTTCCGGAAGGCAAAAATTGAAATGGACAACCAGAACTATGCAATGGCTGCCGAGTATCTGCAAACTATTGTTACCGATTTTAGTTACGACCTGCTGGGCGACGATGCCTTGTATCTGCTGGCCGAGCTTAATAACTACCATCTTGGGCAACCAGAAAAAGCAAAAGAGCTGTACAAACAAATGCTTACCAGCTACCCGGGAAGTGTGTTTACCGAAGAATCGCGCGGGAAATACCGGGAACTACGAAAAGTTTATCCTGATAAAAAGCCGGAAAATAAAGAAGGGGTGTTTATGGAAGGGATAAAACCCGGTGAATTTTAA
- a CDS encoding DUF1905 domain-containing protein — MQAKIRYTFSGKLWKSAGQAGWYFISLPIEISKEIRENLKWQEEGWGRMEATATIEKEEWETAIWFDKKQDTYLLPIKADIRKKLKLEIDQTRAVSIAI; from the coding sequence GTGCAAGCAAAAATCAGATACACCTTTTCCGGGAAATTATGGAAATCGGCAGGACAAGCAGGATGGTATTTCATTTCACTTCCTATTGAAATATCAAAAGAAATCAGGGAAAATTTAAAATGGCAAGAAGAGGGCTGGGGGCGAATGGAAGCAACTGCTACTATTGAAAAAGAAGAATGGGAAACGGCTATTTGGTTTGACAAAAAACAGGACACTTATCTGCTACCCATAAAGGCCGATATTAGAAAAAAACTAAAGCTAGAGATAGATCAAACGCGAGCTGTAAGCATTGCGATATAA
- the ruvC gene encoding crossover junction endodeoxyribonuclease RuvC, translated as MDKPLRILGIDPGTTVTGYGLVEVRDKKPVILHMGNITPKRYSDHYVRLKYLHERALHLVKEYKPDVMAIEAPFYGKNVQSMLKLGRGQGVLMAAALVHDVPIHEYAPLLVKQAITGMGRASKEQVAYFLQKVYDLKDMDKVLDETDAVAVAICHFIQMSKPPKSKEYKSWGDFVKKNPGKVK; from the coding sequence ATGGATAAACCGCTTCGTATATTGGGCATCGATCCCGGAACAACGGTAACCGGCTATGGTTTGGTTGAGGTGAGAGATAAAAAGCCGGTGATTTTGCATATGGGAAACATTACGCCGAAAAGGTATTCCGATCATTATGTGCGCTTAAAATACCTGCACGAGCGGGCGCTGCACCTGGTAAAAGAATACAAACCGGATGTTATGGCCATTGAAGCACCGTTTTATGGTAAAAACGTGCAGTCGATGCTAAAGCTGGGGCGCGGACAAGGTGTGCTGATGGCCGCAGCGTTGGTGCACGATGTGCCGATTCACGAATATGCACCTTTGCTGGTAAAGCAAGCCATTACCGGAATGGGGCGTGCCTCGAAAGAGCAGGTCGCTTATTTTCTGCAAAAAGTTTACGACCTGAAGGATATGGATAAAGTACTCGACGAAACCGATGCCGTGGCTGTGGCCATTTGTCATTTTATACAAATGAGCAAACCCCCAAAATCGAAAGAGTATAAAAGCTGGGGCGACTTTGTTAAAAAGAATCCGGGCAAAGTAAAATAA
- a CDS encoding family 43 glycosylhydrolase — MDTTGKNALLVEQRADPFVYKHTDGYYYFTGSVPTYDRIELRRSKTIAGLKEAETFDVWFKHETGPMSRHIWAPEIHYLDGRWYVYFAASEEEDIWKLRPYVLECKGQNPLKDEWIELGMMQPADGDEKSFIDFSLDATIFENKGIRYFCWAEKTGGQFAASNLYLAEMESPIKLKTIQFMLTTPDYDWERIGFWVNEGPAVIKNKGKIYITFSVSATGACYCMGLMEADENADLLDRNSWKKSRYPVLETDYEKRIYGPGHNCFTVAEDNVTPLCIYHARDYEKAVGDPAVVPESDKRPLEEILEDPLYDPNRHARVMEVKFDADGKPVFEF; from the coding sequence ATGGATACTACTGGAAAAAATGCACTACTGGTTGAGCAGCGCGCCGATCCGTTTGTGTATAAACATACTGACGGTTATTACTACTTCACGGGGTCGGTGCCAACTTACGATCGTATAGAATTGCGTAGAAGTAAAACCATAGCCGGTTTAAAAGAGGCTGAAACTTTTGATGTGTGGTTTAAACACGAAACCGGACCGATGAGCCGCCATATCTGGGCCCCTGAAATTCATTACCTCGATGGCAGATGGTATGTTTACTTTGCAGCCAGCGAAGAGGAAGACATTTGGAAATTGCGTCCTTATGTTTTGGAATGTAAAGGCCAGAATCCTTTAAAAGATGAGTGGATTGAATTGGGAATGATGCAGCCTGCCGATGGCGATGAGAAATCGTTTATTGATTTTTCGTTAGACGCCACCATTTTCGAGAATAAAGGAATACGCTATTTCTGTTGGGCCGAAAAAACAGGCGGGCAGTTTGCTGCATCCAATTTATATTTAGCAGAAATGGAATCGCCGATAAAACTGAAAACTATACAGTTTATGCTTACCACGCCCGATTACGATTGGGAAAGAATTGGTTTTTGGGTGAACGAGGGACCAGCAGTGATAAAAAACAAGGGCAAAATTTACATCACGTTCTCGGTTAGTGCCACCGGTGCTTGCTATTGTATGGGATTAATGGAAGCCGACGAAAATGCAGATTTGCTGGATCGGAATTCGTGGAAGAAATCAAGATATCCGGTTTTGGAAACTGATTACGAAAAGCGTATTTACGGTCCGGGACACAATTGTTTTACTGTAGCTGAAGATAATGTAACACCATTGTGTATTTATCATGCCCGCGATTATGAGAAAGCTGTTGGCGATCCTGCAGTTGTTCCCGAAAGCGACAAACGACCTTTGGAAGAGATTCTTGAGGATCCGTTGTACGATCCTAACCGTCATGCGCGAGTGATGGAGGTGAAGTTTGATGCTGACGGGAAACCTGTGTTTGAGTTTTAG
- a CDS encoding DJ-1/PfpI family protein, whose protein sequence is MKKVLLLLANGFEFFEASVFIDVMGWNMEEGDCSTKLYVCGVTKEIKSAFDHKLIADYQIDEVNVNEFDALAIPGGFEVYDFYKDAYSDKFLDLIREFRANDKIITSICAGALPLGKSGILKGKNGTTYRSTVWREALKNFGVNVLDQPIVVDDNMITSWNPSTAAGVAFLLLEMLTTQDNAEKVKQLMGF, encoded by the coding sequence ATGAAAAAAGTATTACTGCTATTAGCCAATGGATTCGAATTCTTTGAAGCAAGTGTTTTTATCGATGTAATGGGTTGGAACATGGAAGAAGGCGACTGTTCAACAAAACTGTACGTTTGCGGAGTAACCAAAGAAATTAAAAGTGCTTTCGATCATAAACTGATTGCCGATTATCAGATCGACGAGGTTAACGTAAACGAATTTGATGCACTGGCAATTCCCGGAGGATTTGAAGTATACGATTTTTACAAGGATGCATACAGCGATAAATTTCTCGATTTGATTCGGGAATTTCGGGCAAATGATAAAATTATTACATCAATTTGTGCGGGTGCCTTGCCCCTTGGCAAGAGTGGTATCTTAAAAGGTAAAAACGGAACGACATATAGGAGTACAGTATGGCGCGAGGCACTGAAAAATTTTGGTGTAAATGTACTCGATCAGCCCATTGTTGTCGACGATAATATGATCACCTCGTGGAATCCATCCACGGCAGCGGGAGTGGCTTTCTTGTTGTTGGAGATGTTAACCACTCAGGATAATGCTGAAAAGGTAAAGCAGTTGATGGGATTTTAA
- a CDS encoding DMT family transporter, which translates to MAYRFYQLVSQTVKTYLYAGLAVLFWSTVATSFKLALREYDFIQLIFYVSAVTVVLLFFVLVAQRKTHLIFKQTKREWLYSLLMGAFNPLLYYLVLFKAYSLLPAQVAQPLNMIWPITLALLSVPLLKQKISWISFVALLISFIGVFFISSQGGFDGFRNTNPLGVVLAVGSSILWSLYWIFNVKDTRDQVVKLFLNFAIGMVFLVPVVALFSSFRVHWGEAFIATIYSGIFEVGITYVLWLKAMNLTSSNAKIGNLVFFAPFLSLVFIHLILKETIYFTTFIGLIFIVSGVLVQQLDRKSLRKQKLASKTKRT; encoded by the coding sequence TTGGCGTACAGATTTTACCAGCTTGTGTCGCAAACCGTAAAAACATATTTGTATGCCGGATTGGCCGTGTTGTTTTGGTCAACCGTAGCCACATCGTTTAAACTGGCGTTGCGCGAATACGATTTTATTCAGCTTATATTTTATGTGTCGGCAGTAACGGTGGTGTTGCTGTTTTTTGTGTTGGTAGCACAACGAAAAACGCATTTAATTTTTAAACAAACCAAACGCGAATGGTTGTATTCGCTGTTAATGGGGGCTTTTAATCCGCTGTTGTATTACCTGGTTTTGTTTAAAGCCTATTCTTTGCTTCCGGCGCAAGTGGCGCAACCGCTGAATATGATTTGGCCCATAACTTTGGCGCTGCTTTCGGTGCCCCTGCTCAAACAAAAAATTAGCTGGATAAGTTTTGTGGCGCTGCTCATCAGTTTTATTGGCGTGTTTTTTATTTCGTCGCAGGGAGGTTTCGATGGATTTCGCAACACCAATCCGTTGGGAGTTGTGCTGGCGGTTGGAAGTTCAATCCTGTGGTCGTTGTATTGGATATTTAATGTGAAAGATACCCGCGATCAGGTGGTGAAACTCTTTCTTAACTTTGCTATCGGGATGGTTTTCTTGGTGCCGGTGGTGGCGTTGTTTTCGTCGTTTAGGGTACATTGGGGCGAAGCGTTTATCGCCACTATTTACTCAGGTATTTTTGAAGTGGGTATTACTTACGTATTGTGGTTAAAAGCCATGAACCTGACCAGCAGCAATGCAAAAATCGGTAACCTGGTATTTTTTGCCCCCTTCCTGTCGCTGGTTTTTATTCATCTTATTTTAAAAGAAACCATCTACTTTACAACCTTTATTGGTTTGATTTTTATAGTATCGGGAGTGTTGGTTCAGCAACTCGATAGAAAGAGTCTGAGAAAACAGAAGCTAGCCTCAAAAACTAAACGGACATAA
- the lipB gene encoding lipoyl(octanoyl) transferase LipB codes for MANFNYVDLGLKEYKACWDYQEERLLELTTKKRSTGKPTADNHFILVEHPHVYTLGKSGDEANMMANADFLKKIEATYFKINRGGDITYHGPGQLVGYPIIDLEHYKIGVREYIEKMEDAIIATVAEYGLEAGRKEGATGVWLQPDHKVRARKICAIGVRVSRYVTMHGFALNVNTDMRYYNYINPCGFASSAVTSIQQELGREISMDEVKEIVKKKFNEVY; via the coding sequence ATGGCAAATTTTAATTACGTCGATCTTGGTTTAAAAGAATATAAAGCGTGTTGGGATTACCAGGAAGAGCGCTTGCTGGAGCTTACCACCAAAAAGAGAAGTACGGGCAAACCTACAGCGGATAACCATTTTATTCTGGTTGAGCACCCACATGTTTATACACTGGGGAAAAGTGGCGACGAAGCCAATATGATGGCCAATGCCGATTTCTTGAAAAAGATTGAAGCCACGTATTTCAAAATAAACCGTGGTGGCGATATTACTTATCACGGACCGGGGCAGTTGGTTGGTTACCCAATCATCGATCTGGAGCATTACAAAATTGGCGTGCGCGAATACATTGAAAAAATGGAAGATGCCATTATTGCAACAGTTGCCGAGTATGGACTGGAAGCCGGAAGAAAAGAAGGTGCTACCGGCGTGTGGCTGCAACCCGACCACAAAGTGCGTGCACGAAAAATCTGTGCTATCGGGGTACGTGTGAGCCGCTACGTTACCATGCACGGTTTTGCACTTAACGTAAACACCGACATGCGTTATTACAACTACATCAACCCGTGTGGCTTTGCCTCATCGGCGGTAACTTCTATTCAGCAAGAGCTTGGTCGAGAAATTTCGATGGATGAAGTTAAAGAGATCGTAAAGAAAAAATTCAACGAAGTTTACTGA
- a CDS encoding response regulator, with protein MNDKPKILYVDDEELNITVFRLTFSKVFEVLSANSGEKGIEVFTSHPDIKFVISDMRMPAMNGLEFIREIRNVCAHIPCIILSCYQGNPEILKALDKGEIVDYLLKPFDKRAIEQLVLKHVSETVGN; from the coding sequence ATGAATGACAAACCCAAAATTCTTTATGTGGACGATGAAGAATTGAATATCACTGTTTTTCGTTTAACATTCTCGAAAGTTTTTGAGGTGTTAAGTGCGAATAGCGGGGAGAAAGGCATCGAGGTATTTACCAGCCATCCTGACATAAAATTTGTAATCTCCGATATGAGAATGCCTGCTATGAACGGGCTGGAGTTTATCCGGGAAATTAGAAATGTATGTGCGCATATTCCATGCATCATACTATCGTGTTATCAGGGAAACCCGGAGATTTTGAAAGCCCTGGATAAAGGAGAAATAGTCGATTATCTACTGAAGCCTTTTGACAAAAGAGCTATCGAGCAATTAGTGCTTAAACACGTTAGCGAAACTGTCGGGAATTAA
- a CDS encoding GNAT family N-acetyltransferase, which produces MIEISTDKKRLDIKVIHNYLSNESYWAKGRTLETVQRSIENSLCFGVYIENKQVGFARVITDYAVFAWLLDVFILPEFQGKGYGKKLMEVIITHNHLQGLRRWGLGTDDAHGLYKQFGFAPLHKPENMMEIICQNE; this is translated from the coding sequence ATGATAGAAATTTCAACTGATAAGAAAAGGCTCGATATCAAGGTTATTCATAATTATTTGTCGAACGAATCGTATTGGGCGAAAGGGCGTACATTGGAAACCGTGCAGCGTTCCATCGAAAATTCGCTGTGTTTTGGTGTATACATCGAAAACAAACAGGTTGGTTTTGCGCGTGTAATCACCGACTACGCTGTTTTTGCCTGGCTGCTCGATGTTTTTATTCTTCCTGAATTCCAGGGGAAGGGTTACGGCAAAAAATTAATGGAAGTCATAATAACACATAACCATTTGCAGGGGCTTCGACGTTGGGGACTGGGAACCGATGATGCACACGGATTGTACAAACAATTTGGATTTGCACCCTTGCATAAGCCTGAAAATATGATGGAGATTATTTGTCAAAATGAATAG